A single Montipora foliosa isolate CH-2021 chromosome 7, ASM3666993v2, whole genome shotgun sequence DNA region contains:
- the LOC138009941 gene encoding 52 kDa repressor of the inhibitor of the protein kinase-like: protein MSPLIQNEIVQIIGQDIILKNLVEEIKAAKLYSIMADEVTSHNKEQLALCARFIDKNNDVREDFIAFIHLPRITGEVIAETIVSTFCTLPQIRNVIDKLKRCCLYFLGSPKREGLLQSIITNAIPEASRRKGLIDMCRTRWASRHTAYTRFYQAYPYVIAALENISCEANHEMCGDEYQDATWDRKSKDDAVALLASLATFDFIVSFIVLYEFLFHLSGVTVKLQGQSIDIIKAYQEVGILNGTLIYSFLK from the exons ATGTCGCCTTTAATCCAGAATGAGATCGTTCAAATTATTGGACAGGATATCATATTAAAGAATTTGGTAGAGGAAATCAAGGCTGCCAAGCTCTACAGTATAATGGCGGACGAGGTAACTAGTCACAACAAAGAGCAACTAGCGTTGTGTGCACGCTTCATCGACAAGAACAACGATGTCAGGGAGGACTTTATTGCCTTTATTCATCTGCCTCGAATAACCGGCGAGGTAATAGCGGAAACGATAGTGTCTACTTT TTGTACTTTACCACAAATCAGGAACGTGATCGATAAACTGAAGCGATGCTGCTTGTATTTCCTTGGAAGCCCAAAGCGAGAGG GTCTTCTACAGTCCATTATTACGAATGCCATACCCGAGGCAAGTCGTCGTAAGGGACTTATCGACATGTGCAGGACGAGATGGGCCTCGCGCCACACGGCATACACTCGTTTCTACCAGGCGTACCCCTACGTCATTGCAGCCTTAGAGAACATCTCCTGTGAGGCTAATCACGAGATGTGTGGCGACGAGTACCAAGATGCTACCTGGGACCGAAAGAGCAAAGACGACGCGGTTGCACTGTTGGCAAGTCTAGCAACTTTTGActtcattgtatcatttattGTGCTCTACGAATTCCTCTTTCACTTGTCAGGTGTCACCGTGAAGCTGCAGGGCCAGTCAATTGACATTATCAAGGCATATCAAGAGGTGGGTATCTTGAACGGAACGTTAATTTATTCTTTTCTAAAATAA